One window of Suricata suricatta isolate VVHF042 chromosome 6, meerkat_22Aug2017_6uvM2_HiC, whole genome shotgun sequence genomic DNA carries:
- the LOC115293348 gene encoding olfactory receptor 1361-like, with product MDRDNQTMVTEFFLLGLSGQSQQEEVLFGLFMWMYLVTIIGNVLIVLAISCDSHLHTPMYFFLANLSCIDICFSSVTTPKMLLNHMMGSKSISYVECMIQIYFFITFINTDGFLLSVMAYDRYVAICCPLHXXXXXXXXXXXXXXXXXXXXXXXXXXXXXXXXXXCFNNTVHHFFCDPYAVLKLSSSDTFINDLMVFTVGGLIFLTPFTCIIISYAYILSNVLKLPSAHGIRKALSTCGSHLTVVTLFYGAILGVYMRPSSSYSVQDTVATVIFTVVTPLVNPFIYSLRNRDMKGALRKLIIKRLVLS from the coding sequence ATGGATAGAGACAACCAGACAATGGTCACAGAATTCTTTCTCCTGGGACTCTCTGGGCAGTCACAGCAGGAAGAGGTTCTCTTTGGGCTGTTCATGTGGATGTACCTGGTCACCATCATCGGGAACGTTCTCATCGTCCTGGCCATCAGCTGTGACAGCCATCTCCatacccccatgtacttcttcttGGCTAACCTCTCCTGCATCGACATCTGCTTTTCCTCAGTCACAACCCCCAAGATGCTGCTGAATCACATGATGGGAAGCAAGTCTATCTCTTATGTGGAATGCATGATCCAGATCTATTTCTTCATCACTTTCATCAACACGGATGGGTTCCTCCTGagtgtgatggcctatgaccgttaTGTAGCCATCTGTTGCCCACTCCACNNNNNNNNNNNNNNNNNNNNNNNNNNNNNNNNNNNNNNNNNNNNNNNNNNNNNNNNNNNNNNNNNNNNNNNNNNNNNNNNNNNNNNNNNNNNNNNNNNNNTTTGTTTCAACAATACTGTGCATCACTTTTTCTGTGACCCCTATGCAGTTCTAAAGCTGTCTTCTTCTGATACTTTTATCAATGACCTGATGGTATTCACTGTGGGTGGACTGATATTTCTGACGCCATTTACATGTATCATCATTTCATATGCTTATATCCTCTCTAACGTACTGAAGTTGCCATCTGCCCACGGAATTAGGAAAGCCCTGTCCACATGTGGATCCCACCTCACCGTGGTGACCCTCTTCTATGGGGCAATCCTGGGGGTCTATATGCGCCCTTCATCCTCATACTCGGTCCAAGACACAGTGGCCACAGTTATCTTCACAGTGGTGACTCCCCTGGTCAatcccttcatctacagcctgagaaaTCGTGATATGAAGGGAGCCTTAAGGAAGCTAATTATTAAGAGACTAGTTTTGTCATGA
- the LOC115293349 gene encoding olfactory receptor 1361-like — MDRDNQTMVTEFFLLELSGKLQQEEVLFGLFMWMYLVTIIGNVLIVLAISCDSHLHTPMYFFLASLSCIDICFSSVTTPKMLLNHMMGSKSISYVECMIQIYFFITSKVGYEKEDEDIGKSVNITDGTDPVTLYPHGPHQFISGQKPSFTIQQICLKGEENVGIVV, encoded by the exons ATGGATAGAGACAACCAGACAATGGTCACAGAATTCTTTCTCCTGGAACTCTCTGGGAAGTTACAGCAGGAAGAGGTTCTCTTTGGGCTGTTCATGTGGATGTACCTGGTCACCATCATCGGGAACGTTCTCATCGTCCTGGCCATCAGCTGTGACAGCCATCTCCatacccccatgtacttcttcttGGCTAGCCTCTCCTGCATCGACATCTGCTTTTCCTCAGTCACAACCCCCAAGATGCTGCTGAATCACATGATGGGAAGCAAGTCTATCTCTTATGTGGAATGCATGATCCAGATCTATTTCTTCATCACT TCAAAGGTTGGGTATGAGAAGGAGGATGAAGACATAGGGAAGTCAGTGAACATAACAGATGGTACAGACCCGGTCACTCTGTACCCACATGGTCCCCATCAATTCATCTCAGGGCAGAAGCCATCATTCACCATACAACAAATTTGCCTTAAAGGGGAAGAGAATGTTGGCATCGTGGTGtga